From the Malassezia vespertilionis chromosome 5, complete sequence genome, the window TACCTGTGGAACCGGCAGAATAAGGAGGATGGTGGATGGGGCATTCACATCGAGGGCCACTCGACCGTATTCGGCACAGCACTCAATTATTCCGTCCTGCGCCTCCTGGGTGTCGATGCCGAGCACCCAATGATGatccgtgcgcgcagtAAACTGCATGCACTTGGCGGTGCGACTGGCATTCCAAGCTGGGGCAAGCTATGGCTTGCCATTCTGAACGTGTACGACTGGGAAGGCATGAATCCCATCCCCCCCGAGCTTTGGCTGCTTCCCGACAGTGTCCCCATCCATCCATGGCGCTGGTGGATCCATACGCGCATGGTATACCTCCCTATGGGTTTCCTCTACGGTCGGCGCTTCCGCGCCGAGATGGATCCGCTGctggcgtcgctgcgcgacgagctgtACGTGCAGCCATACGACTCTATCCCCTGGTCCCTGCAGCGGAACAATGTATGCCAGGCTGACTTGTACTCGCCTCACACACGCGTAGTCGATAtgctctttgccgcgctgggcatgTACGAAAAGGTGTGCCCtgcatttgtgcgcaatgcaggGATTGCAGCCGCGTACAAGTTgatcgtgcgcgaggacgAAAACACAGGCTACCAATGTTTGGGCCCGGTGAACAAGATGCTCAACTTTATTTCGCGGTGGATTGTCGATGGCCCCGAGAGTGTTGCGATGCAACGTCACCGCGAAAAACTAAAGGATTTTGCGTGGATGAGTGGGCAAGGCATGATGATGACGGGGACAAATGGAAGTCAGTTATGGGATACATCGTTTATCGGCCAAGCGCTTGTGGATGCAGGCCTTTCCGCCGAGCACAAACATCATGCACTTTGTGCCCGAATTCTTGGCTGGCTGGATGCGTGCCAGATCCGCGAGAATCCCAAGTACTACCGATCTGCGTACAGGTTCTCGACCAAGGGCGCATGGCCGTTTAGTACGCGCGAACAAGGCTACACTGTCAGCGATTGCACCGCCGAAGGGCTCAAGGCCGTCTTGATGCTCCAGGAAGAGAGCCACAATGAGCTGGGGCGCCCTGTCTCGTGGGATCGCCTGCACCATGCCGTCGACCTGCTTTTGAGCATGCAGAATCCCGGCGGTGGGTATGCGAGTTACGAGACCATCAACGGCCCCGCGCTCACCGAATGGCTCAACCCTGCAGAGGTGTTTGGAAATATCATGGTAGAGTACGCGTATCCCGAATGCACCACGAGCGTCGTGACGGGTCTGCGCATGTTCCAGCAGTACGACACGTACCGCAGCGCTGAGATCGACCGCACAGTGGACGCTGCTGTTGGCTACATCCTTCGCGCTCAGCGTCCCGATGGATCGTGGTATGGTTCCTGGGCGATATGCTTTACCTACGCCGCCATGTTTGCACTCGAAAGTTTGCGGCATGCGGGCATGACGCACGAAAACAGCGagcctgtgcgccgcgcgtgtgcattCCTCATCAGCAAACAGCAGACCGACGGCGGCTGGGGCGAGAGCTACAAGTCGAGCGAGCAAAAGGTGTATACGCAAGCGCCCACGTCGCAAGTCGTGCAAACCGCGTGGACTGTGATTGCATTGCTCCATGCCAAGTATCCCCACCAGGAGCCCatcaagcgcggcgtcgagctcATCATGGCTCGGCAGCGCCCCGACGGGTCCTGGGCGCAAGAACAAATCGAGGGCATTTTTAACCACAACTGTGCGATTTCCTACCCCAACTACAAGTTTAGCTTTACGATTTGGGCGCTAGGCAAGGCACAGCGTGAGCTGGATTGGTAGTCTACGCAGCATTGTAGTGTTGCTATGCGTGTCTACTTCACCCACAAGTCCATGAACTTGTGCACGGGCATGTTGCTCAGGCGCTCGTGGTCAGtga encodes:
- the ERG7 gene encoding lanosterol synthase (BUSCO:EOG09260SIZ; EggNog:ENOG503NX15; TransMembrane:1 (o569-587i); COG:I) produces the protein MPPPPGPPLGETDLRRWRLCVSDVGRHVWHYLETEEEIATWPQTLEDEYWLGLDMDLASLPRARTALEAAENGITFYQNLQSSDGHFAGEYGGPMFLLPGLVIGMYVTKTPIPTPWKIEIARYLWNRQNKEDGGWGIHIEGHSTVFGTALNYSVLRLLGVDAEHPMMIRARSKLHALGGATGIPSWGKLWLAILNVYDWEGMNPIPPELWLLPDSVPIHPWRWWIHTRMVYLPMGFLYGRRFRAEMDPLLASLRDELYVQPYDSIPWSLQRNNVCQADLYSPHTRVVDMLFAALGMYEKVCPAFVRNAGIAAAYKLIVREDENTGYQCLGPVNKMLNFISRWIVDGPESVAMQRHREKLKDFAWMSGQGMMMTGTNGSQLWDTSFIGQALVDAGLSAEHKHHALCARILGWLDACQIRENPKYYRSAYRFSTKGAWPFSTREQGYTVSDCTAEGLKAVLMLQEESHNELGRPVSWDRLHHAVDLLLSMQNPGGGYASYETINGPALTEWLNPAEVFGNIMVEYAYPECTTSVVTGLRMFQQYDTYRSAEIDRTVDAAVGYILRAQRPDGSWYGSWAICFTYAAMFALESLRHAGMTHENSEPVRRACAFLISKQQTDGGWGESYKSSEQKVYTQAPTSQVVQTAWTVIALLHAKYPHQEPIKRGVELIMARQRPDGSWAQEQIEGIFNHNCAISYPNYKFSFTIWALGKAQRELDW